One Massilia sp. 9096 genomic window carries:
- a CDS encoding TetR/AcrR family transcriptional regulator yields MGQVREEKKRETRQRISDVATALFFERGFDAVTVEEIADAAKVSKMTIFNYFARKEELILDREDDLTLLPLRQALRGRAQGQSAADVLRACVRALTETQPVIYHVDRHTLDWWRIVQASPALKARMRELAEEAAAGLAVELGGPEPDGRARLAGGIVALSVRTAWEEAIRQVASGASAQAADAAFMATIEQGLAALAQLDLSGQADE; encoded by the coding sequence ATGGGGCAGGTACGGGAAGAGAAAAAACGGGAAACGCGGCAGCGGATCTCGGACGTGGCGACGGCGCTGTTTTTCGAGCGCGGCTTCGATGCGGTGACGGTCGAGGAGATCGCCGATGCTGCCAAGGTTTCGAAGATGACGATCTTCAATTACTTTGCACGCAAGGAAGAGCTGATCCTCGACCGCGAAGACGATCTGACCTTGCTGCCGCTGCGCCAGGCCTTGCGCGGGCGGGCGCAGGGTCAATCGGCGGCCGACGTGCTACGCGCCTGCGTGCGTGCGCTGACCGAAACGCAGCCAGTGATCTATCACGTCGACCGCCATACGCTGGACTGGTGGCGCATCGTCCAGGCCAGTCCCGCGCTCAAGGCGCGCATGCGCGAACTGGCCGAGGAAGCGGCCGCAGGCCTTGCCGTCGAGCTGGGCGGTCCGGAACCGGATGGCCGGGCGCGGCTCGCGGGTGGCATCGTCGCACTGAGCGTGCGCACGGCGTGGGAAGAGGCGATCCGCCAGGTAGCAAGCGGGGCCTCGGCGCAGGCGGCCGACGCCGCTTTCATGGCGACTATCGAGCAGGGGCTGGCGGCGCTGGCGCAGTTGGATCTGTCGGGACAGGCCGACGAATGA
- a CDS encoding CPBP family intramembrane glutamic endopeptidase, which produces MLNYLLAAYLLFVAPTLNMWRSLHPKSKKQPRTSILRYWSMSWPVIVMLGILWIGAWQAGYSAREVGFDIPLSSAGTWGLAFAVLLLGGLTAAGNVIERRYTPKRRAENERKLLDADFPWPQNGAEALVFALSMSLMTAGWEILYRGFILLLLTPSTGLPFAIAISAFAYGIAHGYKSPKQLIASMVSAFVFTIAYALTHSLWWLMVIHAGLPLSAVPAALRAYRGSATKALHTLT; this is translated from the coding sequence ATGCTGAATTATTTGCTTGCAGCTTATCTGTTGTTTGTCGCACCCACGCTTAACATGTGGCGCAGCCTGCATCCCAAGAGTAAGAAACAACCTCGCACATCAATTCTTCGTTACTGGTCTATGAGTTGGCCGGTCATCGTCATGCTGGGAATACTCTGGATAGGCGCTTGGCAGGCAGGCTACTCAGCTAGAGAAGTTGGATTTGATATCCCGCTGTCCAGCGCCGGCACCTGGGGTCTAGCCTTTGCTGTACTGCTCCTGGGCGGTCTTACCGCGGCTGGCAACGTAATCGAGCGGCGCTACACGCCCAAGCGTCGCGCCGAGAACGAACGCAAGTTGCTCGATGCAGATTTCCCCTGGCCGCAGAATGGCGCTGAAGCCCTAGTCTTTGCGCTCAGCATGTCACTCATGACTGCAGGATGGGAAATCCTCTACCGTGGTTTCATTCTGCTGCTGCTAACGCCTAGCACGGGCTTGCCCTTCGCAATTGCTATCTCCGCCTTTGCATACGGGATCGCACATGGTTACAAGTCGCCGAAACAGCTGATTGCCTCGATGGTATCGGCCTTCGTATTCACGATCGCCTATGCCTTGACGCACAGCTTATGGTGGCTGATGGTTATTCATGCGGGCTTACCGCTGAGTGCAGTTCCGGCAGCGCTTCGGGCATACCGTGGCAGCGCAACAAAGGCACTGCACACGCTGACATAG